Below is a genomic region from Streptomyces ferrugineus.
TCGAAGCAGGCGGCCACCCGGCGGCCATGGTGCGGCCGCCAGTCCCCGCCTTACAGCATCGGTCGTGAACGGCGCGGATCGGTGGCTGTGCCCCACGGTCGGGTGGACGTCAGTAGCCCAGCATCTTCGCGAAGAAGCCCACGTGAGGATCGTCCGGGGTACCGACGAGCAACGCGCGGTCCAACAGGATGTTGTTGTGCTCGCAACTCGTCTCCGGGAGCATCACACAGGCGTGGCAGGCAGCGAGGTTGGTTCCGCCGGTGCCGGATGCCTCGGACTCGATGCAGAGCGGGTCGGAGGAGCACCATTCGGCTCTGCGGACGGCGGAACGGATCGTCTGGTCGAGGCGATCAGGTTCGCCCTGGGCGACGAGACCGCCGAGGCTGCCCGCGGAGTCACTCGTCGCCGTGTAGGCGAGTATCCCGGCCATGTCGTCGGCCGCATACAGGCGCTCGCGCAGGGCCGCGGCCGGGTAGCCGGCCTCCAGGCTCCACTCGTTGATGAGGATGTGGGCCAGAGTGTGCAGCAGCACCATGCGAGGGGTTGCGGGGGAGGGGACGACACTGCTCGGGTCGTCAGCACGCTGCTCCAGCACCCGCTGGTGGGCCGTACGCATGCGCTCGACCCGGGCTGCCACGGCCGGAGCCTTCTCCCAGGCGCCGAGTCGATCCTCGTCCAGGCGGAGGAACACTCCCTCGCCCCGCACCTCCATGGCCGGAAGCCAGCGCAAGGGGCGTTCGGACAGGGGCATCTCCTTGGAGTCGGTGGTCGACTCGGCGTCGATGAGCCGCGTGAACGCCTTCAGGGCACGCACCTCGCGGAGCTTCTTGACCAGCATCGGGCCGGTGACACCGAGCGGGTCGAGCACGCTCTGATCACCCAGCGGGGTCTCGCAGACGAACTGCTCATCGCGGGAGTGCTCGCTCTCGTCGTTGCCCGAGCGGAGACGCTCGTACTCCTTGTTGCGCAGGGCGCGGTAGCGGTGGTCGAAGGTGGGTGCCGCTTCACCGTCGGGGTCCTCCTCGCGTTCCGCATCGAGGAGCGCCATCACCTCGTCCAGCGGTACGGGGCACTTTCCCTTGAACACGCCCTTGAGGTAGATCTCGACGTGATCTCGCTCGTCGTACTCACGGAGCGCGTCCCAGTGTTCGGCGAGCGGATCCGCGCGGCCGTCGCTCCACGGTGGGATGGAGAGCGCCGACTTCAGCACCGGCTGCCACACCGCCGAAGAACCGCGTTGGAGGGTGCGTTGGAGGAGTCCGCACTCCTGAGCGGGCGCGGACGCACCGAGCCACGGGCGGGGGCCGCGGCACTTGAGCCCCAGATCCTTCAGTGCGTTCCTGCGGAATGAGCCCTCCATCGAGACCTCGGGCGCCTGCCCACAGGTGCAGGAGACGAGGATGGAGCGGAGCGAGGCGGTATGCCCGGACGTACGCAATTTGAGCTTCCCCCCGCACTGTGCCGTCGTCGAGGCACCGCGGTCTTTGGAGCGGTGCACCCACTGCCAGTACGGGAACTCACCGAGGTGCCCGGCCTCGCAGGCGACGATGAAACGGGAGGGGACGAGGTCGACCTCGCAGGTGCCGCAGACGCTTCGACCGGCGGGCGAGTTGAAGTCACGGTGTCGCTGCAGGTCGTTGCAGTCGGGGCAGGAGTGCATCAAGGGGAACCGGCGGACCCGGATACCGTCCTTGCTGGTGTCGTCGGAAGCGGGCGGCAGCCGGAAGTAGTCGACGTCGAGCAGCCGGGCCAGGCGCCGTTCGTGGATCCGCGGGGACTCACCACGGCTCCAGCTCTGCTCCGCCTCGTCCAGTCCCGAGACGACGAAGGACTCATGGTCGACGGCGATGAGAGACCCGACGCCGTACGTGGTGATCGCCTGCGCCCGGCGGACAGCTCCGCGCCGAGGAAGGTTGTGGGCGGGTGCGGCACCGTTCGTGCCGGTTCTGCGACGGCGGGCGGGGGGCGGGGTCATCGGGTTGCCTCCATGAACAGGGCTGACTCGGCGTCGACATCGCGCAGGCTCCACAGCGTGGACCACGCATCGGCGTCTTCGGACTCGTCGTCGTACGCCTTGAGGAGCGAGGGGGCGCGAGTGCTCCTCTGAGGCTCGAACAGCAGGCCGCTGTGGATGTCGGCCTCGTCGCACCACCAATCGACGAACTCGTCGAAGGCCCGGGACACGGCGTCGGTCTCCTCCGGGGTGACCGCGTTCACGCGTGCCAGGAGGATCGACTTGATGCGGCCCCGGAGCACGTGCTCGTAGGACTCGACCTGGCCGGCGCCCTCGTTGGGCCTGGCGGCGGGGATCATGATGCGGGCGAGGGCAACGATCACCGCGTGCAGACCCCGGTCGCGGGCGCGGGCGGAGAACGGTGTGACGGAGGTGGACTCGACCTCGCGGTAAAGGGCCGAGTGGAAGTGCTGGAAGCTCTCGTAGTGGGAACGGTCCCGGGATCGGGTCGAGTTGAGCATCACCGCGACCAGGCCAGGATGGGCGCGGCCGACCCGGCTGGTGGCCTGGATGTACTCGGCGGTCGTCTGCGGCTGGCCCATCACGGCCATGAGACCGAGGCGGTCCACGTCCACGCCGACGGCGATCATGTTCGTGGCCAGCAGGACGTCCACGGTGTCCTCGTCGGGCAGCCGCTTCTCGATGCCCTTGAGGCGGGTGGGGATCTCGCTGGCGTCGATACGACTCGTCAGTTCCGAGTAGTTGGCGACCGAGCGGGCCTCCACGCCCTCACGCGCGGCGAGCAGATCCAGATAGGCCATCACGTCGTCATGGACCTGGAGTTCGGCCGCCGACAGCAGTCGCAGGCTGTTGAAGTAGCCGACGAGACTCCAGTAGGCGTCGCGCACCTCGTCCCCGGTCTTCGCGTGCTTGGCCCGGTGCAACAGGGTGGCGTACGTGCGGATCAGCAGGGTGGACTGGCTGGTGCCGGGGGCCAGGAGACCGACGTAGCGACGGCTCGCCTTCTCCTCGCCCGGCGTCTCCACGGCGAACCACGAGTCTCGAGAGTCCAGACCGGCGGGCGGGAACTGCCTCACTTCGCGGGCGAACAGGTGGCGGCCCTGATCGGCGGCACGACGGATGGTCGCCGTGGAGGCGATCACCTTGGGCTGGCTGGCGAGAGCATCCACGGCGGTCTCGTAGAGGCCCGTGAGGGTCCCCAACGGGCCGGAGATCAGATGGAGTTCGTCCTGGACGATCAGTTCCGGGGGAGGGGTGCCGCCGTCCGGGTCGTCGTCGCGGTTGAAGAGCGCGGAGGTCGCGGGACGCCACGGCATCGACGCGAACTTGTCGACGGTGGCGATCACCAGCGTCGGCCGAGCGTCGTACACCGCCTCGTCGATCAGGTGGACGGGCAGGCCGTCGGCGAAGTCGCAGCCCGCGCCGGGGCATCGGACGCACATCCGCTTGGCATCCTCGTCGACTTCGTAGTTCCGAGCGTCGAGGCGGGTCCCGCACCACGGGCAGGCGTGCAACTGGACGGGATTCTCGGTGGCGAGGCGCTTGTCGAGGTTCCTCCGCAGTTCGTCGAGCTTCAAGCCTGCCACGGCCAGCGTGTTGGGGGTGGCCGAACGCCCCACCCACATCCCGACGGAGAACTCCTCATGGCCCAACTCGGGCATCCGGCGCCGCATGCGCTCCATGGCGCAGAGCAGGATCGCCGCGCGCTCGAACTGCTGAAGGGTGAGCAGCCGCAGCGTGTAGCGCATGAGGACGGTGACACCGCCGCCATCCGCACCATTGCGGATGCGACGCAGGAACGACGTGAGGGCGATCAGCCCGAGATACGCCTCCGTCTTGCCACCACCGGTCGGGAACCAGAGCAGATCGGAGACCTGTCGGTCGCGGTGCTCGGGATCGTCGATGCCGGCCAGGCACAGCAGCACGAAGGCGATCTGGAAGGGGCGCCAGCGACCGGCGGCCGGGTCGGGAACGCCGACTCGACCGCTCTTCACCCACGCGCTGCGGGCGCGCTGCTCGGCCATGGCACGGTTGGCGAGCCGGAATGCCTTCATCAGATCGGGTTTGGTCCGGAGCAATTCGATGCCCGCGCGGACGCGACCGAGCGCTTCGAGGCAGGCCTCCACCTGGTGCCGCGCAGCCATCTCGTGGGTGTCGCCCGTCAAGGCCTCCGCCTCGGCCGTCTTGCGGTCGATCCAGCGCCCGTAACCCGCGGCGAGCTCCTCCAGAGCAGCGAGAATCTCGGAGTCCGACTTTTCCGCCAGCCCCATCATGGAAAGTGCCGAGCTGTCGATCTCCGGGTTGGAGTCGGTGAGCAGCACGTCCACGGTGGGTACGAACTGGCTCCTGACCTCGGGAACGGCGGCCGGGCGGGCGTCGGTCATGCCGATCGGCGGCGGAGTCCAGTCCCATTCGGCCGCGCAGCCGTGGCCGACCGCGAAGGTCGGGGCATGGCGGTGCAGCAATCGACTCGTGGCGATCTCCGGGTCGTGGGCGGCGGCCGGGGCGGGACGCTCCACGAATGCGGTGGAGCCGTCGGCGGCCCGGACCTTCAGAGCGCACTGGAACAGGGAGAAGGCGTCCTGGAGATCGCGCTCGCCGACCTTCTGGGAGTTGATGAGCGTGACCGTGATCGTGACCGTGCCGGTGGTCGGGTCGGGACGCCGCACATTGACGTGCAACGCGGCTTCCGGAGTGAGTGCGATCGTCTTCCTCGGATCCGGCCGGGTCACGTCGATGGGCTGGTCAGGGAGGGCTAGTTCCCTGCGCCGCCACTGCTCCCGCTGGTCGGCGGTGGTACGAGCCTCCGCGCGGCGGGCGGGTACTGGCTTGCCGTCGGCATCGGTGGGCGCGTACACAGCCGCGCGGGCCGAGACCACGATCGAACCGCTTATGGCCGGATCGACCGCGAAGGTGAGGCCCATCGAGGAGGGGCGCCTGTCCCCCGCGGCGCCGACCTCCTGCGCGGTACCGGACTCCTCGACGTCCTCGCCGCGGAGCAGAGGGGCGGAGTCCAGGCCCTCCTGTTCGGCGGCGTCCTCGTCCTGCCGCTCCTTCGCCGTGCTGTCCATGGCACGCGGATACAGCACGCCGGTCAGATAGCGGTCGATCGGCGCGTCCTGGGTGAGAACCTCGCCCTGGTCGTCCGGCTCGGCGTCCTCGGAGGGGCCGAGGAGTTCACGACGGAGCCCCACCAGGAGTTCCTCGTCCCGGACCCGGTAGTGCTCGGCATGTCGGCCTGGCACCTGCGTCATGCGCCCTGCTCCTCGTGGTTGTCGGCTCTTCGGTATCGGCCGATGCCGGTGATCCGCGGGGCGATCCACACGCCTCGCTCACCGAGGCCGGCGTTCGCGCCGGCGGCTGTGCTGCCCGTCACGGTTTCCAGGCTGTCGATCCGCAGGCCGTGGATCTCGTCGGGCCACCAGGGATCCCACGTACGATTCACCTTCTGCACCTCGAACAGATCCTCCCGGAATCCGGTCGACGCCTCGCCGATCTCCCGCCCGTCGTGCACCAGGACGTAGGGCGGGCTCTGTGTCTCACCCATCGGCAGATCGTGACGCCTGCGCAGCAGCACTTCCTCGCCGGGGCGGACCTGTTCCAGGAGATACGACTGGGTGGCGACGGCGTCCCTCTCGTGGCCGGGCGGGTTGTCCCGGCAGACGTCACCGGCGTCGGCGACGATCCCGAACCTGTCGTACGACCGCCATGACCCTAGGAAACGACGGCCGTGGCGCCGGTGCCCGGCCCACTTGAAGTGCGGCAGTTCGGGCGGGGCCACGTGGTACAGGTCCTGACGGGCACGAGTCATCGCCACGTAGAGAGCTCGGGCCTCGGCCGGGAGGTCCAGCTCCTCCTCGTACCGTTTGCAGAGATCCGCGACGGTCGGTGGCGTGAGGACGATCACCCGGTCGAACTCCAGGCCCTTGGCCCGATGAACGGTCGAGACCACGATCCGGGATGTCTCCGGCTCAGCCGCCTCGTCGGGGAATCTGCCGTCGGCGACCGCGCGGCGCAGCCGGTCCAGATCGAGCACACCGCGCCCGGCTCCGCGCGCGACCCGACGCAGCACCGTCCACAGGGCGGTGGCATTCGGTTCGTACGGGAGAGAGATCTCCGAGAGGAGAGCACGGAACCGGTCCTCGGTGAGGCCGGTCGCCTCCGTGCGCCGCAGCAACTCGGCCACCCAGTGAGGTACCGGACGTTCCTCCAGCGGGCGCCGCAGCCGGTGGTCGATGCCGTGCGCGTGCAGCAGGCCGGAGACCACGAGGGCCTGCTGGTTGTCGCGGGTGAGCACGGCACATGTGTCGGAGAGGTCCCGCAGGCCGTCAAGGGTGAACTCGTCGTCCAGGCCGCCCATGCCGTTCGCCGGGTCCAGGAGCAGGTCGCGCAGTTCGTCGTAGAGCGTTTCCGCCTCGTCCGGATCGCTCAGCTGCTGGAGACGGGAGCCGTGCGCCAGCGCCACCCGGGCCTCGGCTGTGCCGGCCCGGAAGTTCCGTGTGAGGCGCAGCTCCACCAGGTCGTCGGGATAGGAGCAACGCAGCCAGTCGAAGAACCGGCCGGTCTCGTCGGCGCGTTCGCTCAGGTCCTCGATCTGGAAGCCGTAGACGGACTGGGCGGCGTCTCCGACGACGGTGAAGCCACAGCTGTCCTGGTAGCGGTCGAGCAGCGTCTCCACCAACTCGCGGCGCCCACCCAGCAGGTCCTGCACCTCGTCGATCACGACATGAGCAGGCGGGACGGCATCGCCGACGTCCAGCGCACCCTTCTCGATCGCGCGGGTCGCGGCGGCTATCCGCTCGTCGAAGCTGGCCGCTCCCCACTCGCCGTCCGGATGTGCCTGGAGGAGGACCTCGTAGGCCCACGCGTCGAACGTCCGGGCACGCACCCGGTGGGCTCGTTCCCCGTGCCGGGTGATTCGTTCACGCAGCTCTCGGGCGGCGGCGCGGGAGAAGGTGAGCACCAGGATCTCGGCGGCCTCCAGCGCCTGGTCGGGATCCTCGTGGCCACAGAGAGCGTCGAGCCTGCGCACCAGGGTGTGGGTCTTGCCCGCCCCGGCGCCCGCCGTGACCAGGACCCGCGCGTCCCAGGGCTGCTCGACCACGGCCTGTTGCTCGTCGGTGAGCGAAGGGCTGTCCTGGTAGGCGTCGGTCACTTCCGGCTCCAGAGGTGCTCGAACTCATTGAAGGCGAGGTCCGTGTCGAAGTTGGTGATGTTGTCGCTGATGTTGAGGATCAGGCAGCTTTCCTTGCCGCCGTTGCGTGGTCCGCGCAGTCCACGACCGATCATCTGCTGGTACACGTTGGTGCTGTAGACCGGCCGGGCCACCACCACGGCACGAGTGGCCGGGGCGTCGAATCCCTGGGTGAGCACACCGTAGTTGGTGAGGACCCGGATTCGTCCGTTTCGGAAGTTCTCGATGCGAGTACGACGGTCCTGCGCACTGGTCGTCGAGTCCACGGCGGCGGACCGGACACCCCGGTCGTTGAGCATGGCCGCCAGGTACTTGGCGTGGTCGACGGAGGTTGCGAAGAGCAATGTCGGCCAGTCGTCCGGCAGTTCGGCAACGCAGTCGACGATGCGCCGACTGCGCGGGTGGTCGTCGGCGAGCCGCTGTTCGGCGGAGCGGGAGAGCACGGCCATGCGATCGGCGTGCGTCTTCTCGTCCCGGGTGAGTTCGATACTGCCGCCCTCGAGGGTGCGGTGCTCGACCTGGGCGAGCATCCCCCAGTCCTGGAGGTCGCGATACGGGTCGCCCGACGGGAAGACTCCTTCGTCGAGTCGCCGATTGCCGAAGCGGCCGGCCAGACGGCGGGTCTCCTCCTCGTTGCGGTTCCGGAACGGGGTGGCGGTCAGGCCGAGGAGATGCCGGCCGGTCTCGTACTGGGTGAGTCCCAGCTGGCCGAGGATCTCGGTGTATCGCTTGGAGATGGCGGTGTGCGCCTCGTCCACGATCACCAGCGCGGCCTGACGCAGCCAGGTGTACTGGTCGGTGCCCAGGCACCGTTCCAGCTTGGCGTCGGTGGCGACCACCAGGTGCGGGTGGTCGACCACGTTCCCGACCTCGTTGGTGCTCCACAGCCGGCTGATGGTCAGCGGTCGTTCCGCGCCGACCTTGTTCCAGACGAACTTCCAGCTCTGGACGGCCTGTTCGCACAGCTCCTCGGTCTGCGCGATCCACAGCAGCGGACCCTTGAGGTCGCCGACCCGCTTCACCCAGCGGATCACGGCCTCGGCGGTGACCCGGGTCTTGCCGGCGCCCGTGGGCAGGGACAGCATGCCGCGCTGGGGGGCCAGTCGGTCGAGCATGGTGGAGATGTTCCGGACCAGGTCCTCCTGGTACTCGTGGAGGCTCGGGAAGTCCCGGGGGCCCTCGACGGTCTCGAAGGGAGGCGGGGACGGAGTCCTCGAACCGGCGAACGCGACGGGCAGTTTCATTTCCGAGACGAACGCGATGGCCGCCGACGAACCGCCGTATGCGACGGGGGCGTTCGGGAAACGCGCCTGGATGTCCCGGGCGTGCTGCTGGAGCACTCCGTCGCCGTGCGCGTTGAACGCCATCTGCGCGATCCGGCGCCCGGACGGCTCCACGCCGTCGGTCGCCTGCAGCTCGGCCTCCATCAACCCCTCGGGGAGCCCGGTCCTGAGCGCGTCCGCACCGACCAGCAGTTCGATCTTGGCCACCACGTCCTCGGCCTCGCGCACCGCCTTCTGCGCGGCCTTCAGCTCGCTGTCCCGGGCCATGCGTTCCTGGTGCTCCAGCACCGCCCGGCACCCGTCGGCGCCGAGGCCCAGGCGGAGTTCGCGGTCGATCAGGCGCAGCATCGGCTCGGGGTCCAGAGGAACTCGGACCTTGACGGTGCCGTCCTGGCGCACGGCGTCCAGGGGGGAGGCGTGCGTGCCGTTGGGTGTACGGGTGACCTCCTCCAGTTCGCCGCACCGTTGCACCATGCTGTTCCGGTTCCCGCTGTTCAGTCGCTGCCGCAGGGCGGGGAACAGCTCGACCACGGGCACGGGTTCGCCCTCCGGCACCTCGCGAGTCTCCCGGCTGATCACGTCGGCATACCGGAGCATGCCCCACTTCTCGATCATCAGCTCGGCATCGTCGGCGGTCGGCACGAGCAGCGCGGGGAGCTGCTCCGCGCGCAATGCCCGGTACTGGGCGGCTCCGACGGCGATCGTGATCTCGTCGTCGGGACGGGCGCCCCAGGCGTCGCCGATCCGGCAACGGGTCAGGGCGTCCTCGGGAAAGTCCGCGCCGAACCGCGTCAGCATCACGTAGGTGGCGCCGACGAAGGTGTCGTCCTCGCTGCGGGTCACCTCGTCGAGGAGCGCGTCCCAGCGGTCGGCCGGAACCTCGTCGACGGTGGTCGGGAGCCGTAGCCTGCGGGCCTTCTCGGGGGAGATGTCGGCGACCGGCAGCACGTCCTTGTAGCCCGCGAGTTGGGGGCCGACGGCCTCCTTCAGCGGCTTGATCCCCTGGGAGGTGGCGATCGTGCCGAACCGCCTGAGCATCCACAGGATCGGCGAGGGCACAGCCTGGCGGGTACTGGTCTGCGCGCCGATCTGACGCGTCCAGTTGCCCACCACGGCGTCGTCGGGCAACACCTTCAGGAAAGCGGCGCGGGATTCCTCGGAGAGGGCACGGAAGAGGTGGAGCGGGCCGCCTATCGCGGCGCCCTCGACCTTCATCCGGTTGAGCGAGGGGCGTGGGGCGCGACTGTCCAGGCCGCGCAGGTAGGCGGCGTGCAAGGCTTCGCGGTACTCCTCGAACCACGCCTCGCCCTCCTGGGGCTGCACCCCGCCCGACGGCCGTTCTCGCAGACCGATCTGGGCGAAGAAGGGGGTGTCGTCGGAGTGGAACGCCATGTCGACGGCGATGCTGGGGTCGCGCTTCGTGTCGACGACGGCACCCGGCAGCATGCAGTCCTCGACCGGTCGGAACCGACCGTCGGCGGTCCGCACCCGAAGCGTCGAGCGCGGAGTGACCACCCGCTCCAGGACCTTGTGGGCGAGCCGACGGACCCCGGCTTGACGGAACAGTTCCCAGAACCGCTCCCAGTCCGAGTCGCTGTAGTGGTCGAAGCCCTGATCGAGGACGCTGACGAACCGGCCGTCGACATCGGCCTCCCGGATGCCCAGGATGTTGAGCGCGTGAGCCAGTGACGGATCATGGGCGAGTTCGTCGACCACGTACACCAGGGCCTCGCGCAGTCCGCCCTGGTCGGCCCTGCGGAACACCTTGCCGTGCACAGGGGCGACGAGACCGTGCTCCTCGGTGAGCACGATGCGGGCCCTGCGGGCCTCCTCGGCATAGGGGGAGTGGGACTCGATCATGTCCGCGAGGATGCGAACAGCCACCGCCGACGCCTCGGGGGTGCCCGTCTCGACCAGGGCCTCCAGCCACGCCCGGACATCGGTCCGCCCGTGTCCGGACGCGCCGATGATGTGCTCGACCTTTCCGGAGCGCAGGGCGTCCGCCTCGGCGCTCGGGTGCAACCAGTTCGACGGGCGCCCGGGGCACTCGTTCCACATCCGCAGCCAACTGGTCAGCTTCTTCGGGTCCCTGTCCAGCCGCGGGTGGATCCGCAACTCCGTGGGGATGCGCAGGACGCCGTCCTGGTCGGGCAGGGACGGGCGGTCCGCGGTGCGGTCCCAGATCTCCCGCGTCAGGAACTCGTCGGCCCAGCTGATCGCCTCCTTGACACGGCCGGGCAGCAGGGGGAGGTAGGCGCCCGGGTCCTCGGCGGGTGCCAGGGCCGGAAGGGAGTCGACGACCAGCTTCGCCGACACCCGGATCATCTCCTGGTTGAACGGGGAGGAGTCCAGCAGATTCTGTCGGTCCTCGTTCGTCTTCCAGGCGCCGTTGAGGATGCCGCTCAGCGACATCTCGTACTTGGTCGGGAAGAAGGACCAGAACTTGCCGCGTCCCCGCGATCGAGGGCTGACGTACAGGCCGCTCTCCTGGTCCTTCTCCAGGGCGGGAACGCCCCAGGCGAGTTCGAGCGAGAGCCGGTCGTGCAGCTCTCCGGCATCCGCGCGGGCACTCGGACCGGGCTCGTGGGAGGTGGTGAACACGCGCCACCGATCGGTGGCGACGGCCTTGCCGGTCCGCTCCTCGACCACGGTGTGCAGATCGCCGGTCTGCCGGGCGGTCAGAGTCCGACGGGCCATGGGGCGGGGCCGGCGGTCCTCCAGCACGACCTTCGCGACGTGCGGCGAGAAGAGCTGGAAGCCGACCGGGAACTCCTCGCGAGGCTCGCCGTGGTCCTTGGCGCGACCGCCGTGCATGTCTCGGCCCAGCCGGTCATCCGCCTTCCGGAGCAGGGGCAGACGAACGACGGTGGTGGCCCAGTCCAACAGCTCGTTCAGGACGTGATCGGAAGCGCGCTCGGCCTGTACGTCCAGCGGGCGGGCCATCCGCAGCACCGGGGCGTCGAACTCCGGGCCGTAGCGGGCTGTCACGCCGGGAACGGCCTTGATCTGCTCGTACGACCAGGCGCGGTCGAATCCGAAACTTCCGCTGCTGCTGAAGAATTCCGGTGCGTCGGTCACCACGAGAACCGATTTGACGCCCACTCCGAAACGCCCGATCTGGCCGCCACGCTTTTTCGACATGCTCATCCGGAGGATTGTCTCCGCGCCTTCCGGGGTCACCGGATTTCCCTCGTTCGCGCAGTACAAGTGAGTTTCAGTGAGGACGACATAAACTCGCCCACCCGACTCGTCGGCCATTTCGTCCGCCGCGTTCTGAACGAGCTCGAAAAGCTGACGGTCGCCATACCCGCCCTGGGTGATACGGCGCTCGCCATTGGCGTGCTCGGCCACGAGACCGGGGTCCACGGCGTATGTCTGCAGGACACGCGAGGACTGTTCGAGAACGGTTCGAATTACAGGCGAGGACGAAGACGGCACTGCTTCTGCGCTCCTGGGGTCAAAGGTCCGGACGAAAGGGTGAACGGCCGGGCCGGCCGCCGACTTCGTCGGCCGGCCCGTGTTCGTCGTGGCGCTGGG
It encodes:
- the drmB gene encoding DUF1998 domain-containing protein, with amino-acid sequence MTPPPARRRRTGTNGAAPAHNLPRRGAVRRAQAITTYGVGSLIAVDHESFVVSGLDEAEQSWSRGESPRIHERRLARLLDVDYFRLPPASDDTSKDGIRVRRFPLMHSCPDCNDLQRHRDFNSPAGRSVCGTCEVDLVPSRFIVACEAGHLGEFPYWQWVHRSKDRGASTTAQCGGKLKLRTSGHTASLRSILVSCTCGQAPEVSMEGSFRRNALKDLGLKCRGPRPWLGASAPAQECGLLQRTLQRGSSAVWQPVLKSALSIPPWSDGRADPLAEHWDALREYDERDHVEIYLKGVFKGKCPVPLDEVMALLDAEREEDPDGEAAPTFDHRYRALRNKEYERLRSGNDESEHSRDEQFVCETPLGDQSVLDPLGVTGPMLVKKLREVRALKAFTRLIDAESTTDSKEMPLSERPLRWLPAMEVRGEGVFLRLDEDRLGAWEKAPAVAARVERMRTAHQRVLEQRADDPSSVVPSPATPRMVLLHTLAHILINEWSLEAGYPAAALRERLYAADDMAGILAYTATSDSAGSLGGLVAQGEPDRLDQTIRSAVRRAEWCSSDPLCIESEASGTGGTNLAACHACVMLPETSCEHNNILLDRALLVGTPDDPHVGFFAKMLGY
- a CDS encoding helicase-related protein, translating into MTQVPGRHAEHYRVRDEELLVGLRRELLGPSEDAEPDDQGEVLTQDAPIDRYLTGVLYPRAMDSTAKERQDEDAAEQEGLDSAPLLRGEDVEESGTAQEVGAAGDRRPSSMGLTFAVDPAISGSIVVSARAAVYAPTDADGKPVPARRAEARTTADQREQWRRRELALPDQPIDVTRPDPRKTIALTPEAALHVNVRRPDPTTGTVTITVTLINSQKVGERDLQDAFSLFQCALKVRAADGSTAFVERPAPAAAHDPEIATSRLLHRHAPTFAVGHGCAAEWDWTPPPIGMTDARPAAVPEVRSQFVPTVDVLLTDSNPEIDSSALSMMGLAEKSDSEILAALEELAAGYGRWIDRKTAEAEALTGDTHEMAARHQVEACLEALGRVRAGIELLRTKPDLMKAFRLANRAMAEQRARSAWVKSGRVGVPDPAAGRWRPFQIAFVLLCLAGIDDPEHRDRQVSDLLWFPTGGGKTEAYLGLIALTSFLRRIRNGADGGGVTVLMRYTLRLLTLQQFERAAILLCAMERMRRRMPELGHEEFSVGMWVGRSATPNTLAVAGLKLDELRRNLDKRLATENPVQLHACPWCGTRLDARNYEVDEDAKRMCVRCPGAGCDFADGLPVHLIDEAVYDARPTLVIATVDKFASMPWRPATSALFNRDDDPDGGTPPPELIVQDELHLISGPLGTLTGLYETAVDALASQPKVIASTATIRRAADQGRHLFAREVRQFPPAGLDSRDSWFAVETPGEEKASRRYVGLLAPGTSQSTLLIRTYATLLHRAKHAKTGDEVRDAYWSLVGYFNSLRLLSAAELQVHDDVMAYLDLLAAREGVEARSVANYSELTSRIDASEIPTRLKGIEKRLPDEDTVDVLLATNMIAVGVDVDRLGLMAVMGQPQTTAEYIQATSRVGRAHPGLVAVMLNSTRSRDRSHYESFQHFHSALYREVESTSVTPFSARARDRGLHAVIVALARIMIPAARPNEGAGQVESYEHVLRGRIKSILLARVNAVTPEETDAVSRAFDEFVDWWCDEADIHSGLLFEPQRSTRAPSLLKAYDDESEDADAWSTLWSLRDVDAESALFMEATR
- a CDS encoding UvrD-helicase domain-containing protein, with amino-acid sequence MTDAYQDSPSLTDEQQAVVEQPWDARVLVTAGAGAGKTHTLVRRLDALCGHEDPDQALEAAEILVLTFSRAAARELRERITRHGERAHRVRARTFDAWAYEVLLQAHPDGEWGAASFDERIAAATRAIEKGALDVGDAVPPAHVVIDEVQDLLGGRRELVETLLDRYQDSCGFTVVGDAAQSVYGFQIEDLSERADETGRFFDWLRCSYPDDLVELRLTRNFRAGTAEARVALAHGSRLQQLSDPDEAETLYDELRDLLLDPANGMGGLDDEFTLDGLRDLSDTCAVLTRDNQQALVVSGLLHAHGIDHRLRRPLEERPVPHWVAELLRRTEATGLTEDRFRALLSEISLPYEPNATALWTVLRRVARGAGRGVLDLDRLRRAVADGRFPDEAAEPETSRIVVSTVHRAKGLEFDRVIVLTPPTVADLCKRYEEELDLPAEARALYVAMTRARQDLYHVAPPELPHFKWAGHRRHGRRFLGSWRSYDRFGIVADAGDVCRDNPPGHERDAVATQSYLLEQVRPGEEVLLRRRHDLPMGETQSPPYVLVHDGREIGEASTGFREDLFEVQKVNRTWDPWWPDEIHGLRIDSLETVTGSTAAGANAGLGERGVWIAPRITGIGRYRRADNHEEQGA